Proteins encoded in a region of the Rutidosis leptorrhynchoides isolate AG116_Rl617_1_P2 chromosome 9, CSIRO_AGI_Rlap_v1, whole genome shotgun sequence genome:
- the LOC139869316 gene encoding uncharacterized protein — protein sequence MEKNEEAQSPSKLNEKSPIKYNKESDVQNKNKGGNTRVSNKPKLNRGSDVSIYNECYWSSMGNWKASSRIMKKLGRLVGSTTIGSIRFWFHSKEVVGNSGGMLMIWDNSSFRVNCAGGGDFYLAIRGNWVGTRHESTIVNTYGPHNDADKRKMWDSLDNLLIGSDSGWWVLCRDFNEVRERLDRLNCVFHDARARRFNEFIVRNNLIEIPIKGRKFTRISDDGTKLSKLDRFLVSDNFIKLWKDLSISVLDRRDSDHCPLMLNDGVIDFAPKPFKVFNEWFNKEGVDKVIQKGWNKEVRGYKRDGIFRDKLKNVKVELKGWSKKQFGDIDEEIRVLKDNASNWESKAENGLLTENDRLCWLETRRKWIEKERAKSGMLKQKARIRWVLEGDENSKFIHASIRRKYSRNNFRGLNFNGSWCEDPKLIKTVVYEHFKNRFSSCNSRRPFLRFHNRAEVGTVINMGDGGPVVKDPFQQSEQASTVGPNSSPMGPVPSQQDMQAAVVGPTSTSSGPEMGSFPPECAKLLEHKFSESEVWNAIKDCGSSKALSPDGFNMHFYKKFWNIYKDDLMAAIGYRVK from the exons ATGGAGAAAAATGAGGAAGCCCAATCTCCCTCAAAACTTAATGAGAAGAGCCCAATTAAATACAATAAGGAGTCTGATGTGCAAAATAAAAATAAGGGTGGAAATACTAGGGTATCGAACAAACCGAAACTGAACAGAGGGTCAGATGTGTCGATTTACAATGAGTGTTACTGGAGTTCGATGGGCAACTGGAAGGCATCATCACGTATAATGAAG AAACTTGGACGATTGGTGGGTTCAACAACTATTGGGTCAATCCGATTTTGGTTTCATTCAAAAGAGGTTGTTGGTAATTCGGGGGGTATGTTGATGATTTGGGACAACTCTAGCTTTAGGGTTAATTGTGCGGGTGGTGGAGATTTCTATCTAGCTATTAGAGGGAATTGGGTTGGGACAAGGCATGAATCGACTATTGTAAACACTTATGGCCCACATAATGATGCGGACAAAAGGAAAATGTGGGATTCACTTGATAATCTTTTGATTGGTAGTGATTCGGGGTG gtgGGTACTATGTAGGGATTTCAACGAGGTTCGTGAACGCTTAGATAGACTTAATTGTGTCTTCCACGATGCAAGAGCAAGAAGGTTCAATGAGTTTATAGTTCGGAATAATTTAATTGAGATACCAATTAAAGGACGGAAGTTCACACGAATTAGCGATGATGGGACAAAGTTGAGTAAGTTGGATCGTTTCCTTGTTTCGGATAACTTCATTAAATTGTGGAAGGATTTATCTATAAGTGTTCTAGATAGAAGAGATTCGGATCATTGCCCGTTAATGCTTAATGATGGAGTTATTGACTTCGCACCTAAGCCGTTCAAAGTCTTTAACGAGTGGTTCAACAAGGAAGGTGTCGACAAAGTGATACAAAAAGGATGGAATAAAGAGGTACGGGGCTACAAAAGAGATGGTATCTTTCGggataaacttaaaaatgtaaaggtTGAGTTAAAAGGTTGGAGTAAAAAACAATTTGGTGATATTGATGAGGAGATAAGAGTGCTTAAGGATAATGCTTCAAATTGGGAGTCTAAAGCAGAAAATGGTTTGTTGACCGAAAATGATAGATTGTGTTGGCTTGAGACTAGGAGAAAATGGATTGAAAAAGAGCGAGCTAAGTCGGGTatgttaaagcaaaaggctagaattCGTTGGGTCCTAGAAGGAGATGAAAACTCCAAGTTCATTCACGCTTCCATTCGAAGAAAGTATAGTAGGAACAATTTTAGGGGTTTGAATTTTAACGGCAGCTGGTGCGAAGACCCGAAGCTGATAAAGACTGTAGTGTACGAGCACTTCAAAAATAGATTTAGCTCCTGTAACAGTAGGCGTCCATTCCTAAGATTTCATAACAGGGCTGAGGTGGGGACTGTGATTAATATGGGGGATGGTGGGCCGGTTGTAAAAGATCCATTTCAGCAAAGTGAGCAGGCCTCTACTGTTGGGCCCAACTCTTCTCCAATGGGGCCTGTCCCAAGTCAGCAAGATATGCAGGCTGCTGTTGTTGGGCCTACTTCCACTTCCAGTGGGCCTGAGATGGGCAGTTTTCCTCCTGAGTGTGCCAAACTACTTGAACATAAATTTAGTGAGAGTGAGGTGTGGAACGCAATTAAAGATTGTGGGAGTTCAAAGGCCCTGAGCCCAGACGGATTTAACATGCATTTTTATAAGAAATTTTGGAACATATATAAAGATGATCTTATGGCTGCAATTGGGTATCGGGTAAAATAA